In Porites lutea chromosome 1, jaPorLute2.1, whole genome shotgun sequence, a single genomic region encodes these proteins:
- the LOC140926011 gene encoding uncharacterized protein: MRHLWANSEKLDWDDPIPEDNNQQWSAFFNELPEMNQVKFERCLKPSDAICNPVLIIFCDASEDAYESCAYVRWQRQGGGFKCNLIVSKNRLAPIKKMSIDKIELCGAVLSKRRKSFIDKECRYTFEKCYYVVDSQIVHAMIQKSSYGFNTFAATRIGEIQGGTNIEDWYWCESKFNISDWLTRGKKPSEIGLHSDWQEGPLFLKQPESEWPISRNYSEVRIPKTIMKVVNIVNVSVKDDLASRIKIERFSDYNRLLRVTARILKLYHREPKATLKNTTQEITSKDVKTAEVFWIKEAQRNMKNDIKHGTYRRLCPRLRDDGIYVISGRAEKWLEIGYNKEDIILLPYQHRFARLYCEYIHAKGHHGVLTTASKIRARFWIMIQSVKLNCVTCKKLDKKLSGQVMGNLPKERLKPAPPWYSTSIDLVGPFTVRDAVKKRTTSKGYGVIFNCIGTRAVYLDLAPDYSTESFLMVLHRFVSLRGYPSKIYSDNGAQLFAASQELKNVTKFWDWEKLKSFGVMEGFEWNFTPADAPWQNGTSESLIRSVKRSLKTAIGESILTFSELQTVLFEVANLINERPIGHHPRSPEDGSYLCPNDLLLGRSTARVPSGPFRESTNPRLCFEFIQNIVNSFWRRWTTNYFPDLIVRQKWHTAHRNLKTGDIVLIQDSNLVRGQWRLGIVSNTYPGSDGKVRKVEVQYKNPKQGEPVTKYQGRGYVTIERPVHRLVLLIPKDDMSDF; encoded by the coding sequence ATGCGACATTTATGGGCAAATAGCGAAAAGCTCGATTGGGACGATCCAATACCGGAAGATAATAACCAACAATGGTCAGCATTCTTTAATGAATTACCTGAAATGAATCAAGTCAAATTTGAGAGATGTTTAAAGCCTTCAGATGCAATTTGCAATCCTGTTCTTATTATCTTCTGTGACGCTTCAGAGGACGCTTACGAATCCTGCGCATATGTCCGATGGCAACGACAGGGCGGAGGATTTAAGTGCAATTTGATTGTTTCTAAAAATCGTCTTGCACCAATTAAAAAAATGTCCATCGACAAGATAGAACTGTGTGGAGCAGTGTTAAGTAAGCGGCGTAAATCCTTCATCGATAAAGAATGTAGATACACTTTTGAGAAATGCTACTATGTAGTCGACTCTCAGATAGTGCACGCAATGATACAGAAAAGCTCCTACGGTTTCAACACCTTCGCCGCTACACGAATCGGTGAAATTCAGGGAGGAACCAACATAGAGGATTGGTATTGGTGCGAGAGTAAATTTAACATTTCAGATTGGTTGACTAGAGGAAAGAAGCCAAGTGAAATTGGTCTTCACAGCGATTGGCAAGAAGGACCTCTCTTTCTCAAACAACCTGAGAGCGAGTGGCCTATTTCTCGTAATTATTCTGAAGTAAGAATACCTAAGACAATTATGAAAGTAGTCAACATAGTGAATGTAAGTGTTAAAGACGACTTGGCGTCTAGAATCAAGATCGAACGATTCTCGGATTATAACCGTCTACTGAGAGTGACAGCAAGGATCTTAAAGCTTTATCACAGAGAACCCAAGGCAACCTTAAAGAACACAACACAGGAAATAACAAGTAAAGATGTAAAGACAGCGGAGGTATTCTGGATTAAAGAGGCACAACGAAATATGAAGAACGATATAAAACATGGTACTTACAGACGTTTGTGCCCTCGATTACGAGATGATGGTATATATGTGATAAGTGGCCGTGCTGAAAAATGGCTAGAAATCGGCTACAACAAGGAAGATATCATACTTCTACCATATCAGCATCGATTTGCTCGACTTTACTGTGAGTACATTCATGCTAAGGGGCATCACGGAGTTCTTACAACTGCAAGCAAGATCCGCGCAAGGTTCTGGATAATGATCCAATCTGTAAAGCTCAACTGTGTGACCTGTAAGAAACTTGACAAGAAACTATCAGGACAAGTGATGGGAAACCTTCCTAAAGAACGACTCAAGCCTGCACCCCCATGGTATTCCACATCAATTGACTTAGTTGGACCCTTCACGGTCCGTGACGCAGTTAAGAAGCGTACTACGTCAAAAGGGTATGGGGTGATATTTAATTGCATTGGAACCAGAGCTGTATATTTGGACCTTGCACCAGACTACAGCACAGAAAGTTTTCTTATGGTGTTGCACAGATTTGTCTCGCTTAGAGGATATCCATCAAAGATCTATTCCGACAACGGCGCGCAGCTTTTCGCAGCAAGTCAGGAACTTAAGAATGTTACGAAATTTTGGGATTGGGAGAAGCTTAAAAGTTTTGGAGTTATGGAAGGTTTTGAATGGAACTTCACGCCAGCTGATGCACCATGGCAAAATGGAACATCAGAATCTCTCATCAGATCAGTGAAAAGATCACTTAAGACTGCCATTGGAGAAAGCATCCTAACGTTTTCAGAACTTCAAACGGTACTCTTTGAAGTTGCTAACCTAATTAATGAAAGACCCATAGGCCATCATCCAAGGTCGCCCGAAGACGGTTCCTATTTGTGCCCAAACGACTTACTTTTAGGCCGTTCCACAGCACGAGTACCAAGTGGTCCTTTTAGAGAGTCAACAAATCCAAGACTCTGTTTTGAATTCATTCAAAACATAGTTAATAGCTTTTGGAGGAGATGGACCACAAACTACTTCCCAGACCTGATTGTGCGTCAGAAGTGGCATACAGCACATCGCAACCTTAAAACTGGAGACATTGTTTTAATACAAGATTCTAACTTGGTTAGAGGTCAGTGGCGACTTGGGATAGTTTCGAATACCTACCCGGGTTCTGATGGCAAGGTGCGCAAAGTTGAAGTGCAGTACAAAAATCCTAAGCAAGGTGAACCTGTAACCAAATATCAAGGAAGAGGATATGTCACGATCGAACGCCCTGTACACCGTTTAGTGTTACTTATACCAAAGGATGACATGTCGGACTTCTGA
- the LOC140926022 gene encoding uncharacterized protein gives MKFDAEDNRWLAEYPWIKDPADLPDNRRVALSMLYSTERRLGKNTQHATVYDNQVRDMVQRVVARKLTKEELINYKGPIHYISHHEVLKPDSKSTPVRIVFNSSANYMGHVLNEYWAKGPDLLNSLLGILVGFRENEVAFIGDIKKMYHTVKTTVLDQHTHRFLWRDMVTDKAPDTYVIQRVSFGDKPSATIATMALCKTAEMGSEQFPDAAKIVKDNTYG, from the coding sequence ATGAAGTTTGACGCTGAAGACAATAGATGGCTCGCGGAGTACCCATGGATTAAAGATCCGGCCGATCTTCCTGACAATAGACGAGTAGCTCTATCCATGCTGTATTCTACTGAGCGTAGACTAGGAAAGAATACCCAACATGCAACTGTATACGATAACCAAGTTCGAGATATGGTCCAAAGAGTGGTCGCTCGTAAACTCACCAAAGAGGAACTTATCAATTACAAAGGTCCTATCCATTACATTTCGCACCACGAGGTGCTCAAACCAGACTCTAAATCTACTCCTGTTAGAATCGTGTTTAACAGTAGCGCAAACTACATGGGTCACGTACTTAATGAGTACTGGGCAAAGGGACCAGACTTGCTCAACAGTCTGCTTGGAATACTTGTGGGATTTCGTGAAAATGAAGTAGCTTTCATAGGTGACATCAAGAAGATGTACCATACCGTTAAAACGACAGTACTAGATCAACACACACACCGGTTTTTATGGAGGGACATGGTCACCGACAAAGCACCTGACACCTATGTGATACAAAGAGTTTCATTCGGAGATAAACCCTCTGCAACCATCGCTACGATGGCCTTGTGCAAGACAGCAGAGATGGGAAGTGAGCAATTTCCTGATGCTGCAAAAATCGTGAAAGACAACACATATGGATGA
- the LOC140926032 gene encoding uncharacterized protein, whose product MKERAERERKAEKALIMHMKAQTVFDTICNNTKHFLDNNIASHCLERSLKQIENAYADCKSANDDILDLADRDTAENAIKFAAQIQCQLDDMTEKLTLRIGPKDDTVAKRETGTSSNLQLEKIKLPRFEGEIRAYPQFKRDFEKQIIPHLQSDNVSYVLRSRLGSDPAAIVKSIDDDIGEMWKRLGEKYGDPAEVADVIIDGIPRTRIIREGEEKRFVKFVEIVEDGYRDLKRLGLASEITTTSSVSIIEKKLPADIRRKWAEIVSADNSTVDKTDKFPSLLKFLRSQRGAIEYDTASLRVPAGQVKALIHHTTAKEEIDMKDQRMTQGKCLIHEDGKHSTEQCKVYSSKSIDDKKTLLKEKNACLSCLKVGHRSHVCRAKRICNIKDCPLTHHPLHEERQMPNMSSASASGSTNVCSNTETDTCLLQVQKIKTKKGTVNVMWDNAASLCFVTNSKAKEQNLKGKKVDLSIIKIGAQDEKINTMKYILPLVDAQGQTVHIEAYGIDQITSDIESLSTENLANLFKGVSKDDIMRPAGPVDVLIGYEYAAYHLQRTQNVGHLLLPRIDLVFVSEEHTRILKNMTSVTLECSML is encoded by the coding sequence ATGAAGGAGCGCGCGGAAAGGGagagaaaagcagaaaaagCACTAATAATGCACATGAAAGCGCAAACTGTTTTTGACACTATATgtaataatacaaagcattttcttgATAATAACATTGCCTCACATTGTCTAGAAAGGTCGCTAAAACAGATAGAAAATGCATATGCTGATTGCAAAAGTGCGAATGATGACATTTTAGATTTGGCAGACCGCGACACGGCAGAAaatgctataaaatttgcagcCCAGATACAATGCCAGCTAGATGATATGACTGAAAAGCTCACGTTGCGAATCGGTCCGAAAGATGATACAGTAGCTAAAAGAGAGACTGGCACGTCCTCCAACCTTCagttagaaaaaataaaattgccgCGATTTGAAGGAGAAATTCGCGCTTATCCGCAATTCAAGCGAgactttgaaaaacaaatcataCCGCATCTCCAAAGCGACAATGTGTCCTACGTACTACGTTCACGCTTGGGTAGCGATCCGGCAGCTATCGTTAAAAGTATTGACGACGATATCGGTGAAATGTGGAAAAGACTAGGTGAGAAGTATGGAGATCCAGCAGAAGTTGCAGATGTCATCATTGACGGAATACCGAGAACAAGAATTATAAGAGAAGGAGAAGAGAAGAGATTTGTTAAGTTCGTAGAGATCGTTGAAGATGGCTACAGAGATCTAAAAAGACTCGGTCTAGCATCGGAAATAACAACAACGAGCTCCGTCAGTATCATAGAAAAGAAACTACCGGCAGACATTCGACGTAAATGGGCCGAGATAGTGAGCGCTGACAACAGTACCGTTgataaaactgacaaatttcCATCGCTTCTTAAATTCCTACGCAGCCAGCGTGGAGCAATAGAGTATGACACGGCCTCACTAAGAGTACCAGCCGGCCAAGTGAAAGCCTTAATTCACCACACAACTGCTAAGGAAGAAATCGATATGAAAGACCAAAGAATGACGCAGGGTAAATGCTTAATTCATGAGGATGGTAAGCATTCCACTGAGCAATGTAAAGTCTACTCGTCGAAATCTATTGACGACAAGAAGACGTTGCTGAAAGAGAAAAATGCCTGCTTGTCTTGTCTTAAGGTCGGACATCGGTCTCATGTATGCAGAGCGAAGAGAATATGCAACATAAAAGACTGTCCACTGACACATCATCCTCTGCACGAGGAAAGACAGATGCCAAACATGTCTAGTGCCTCTGCCTCTGGGTCAACGAACGTTTGTAGCAATACAGAGACTGATACCTGCCTGCTACAAGTGCAGAAGAtcaaaaccaaaaaaggaaCGGTGAATGTAATGTGGGACAACGCAGCTTCTCTATGTTTCGTTACGAATTCCAAAGCCAAAGAACAAAATCTTAAGGGAAAGAAAGTAGATTTATCGATCATAAAGATCGGAGCCCAGGATGAGAAGATTAATACGATGAAATATATACTACCTTTAGTTGATGCACAAGGTCAAACAGTACACATTGAAGCCTATGGTATTGATCAGATTACCTCAGACATCGAAAGCTTGAGCACTGAGAATCTAGCAAATTTGTTCAAAGGAGTGTCAAAGGACGATATCATGCGACCAGCGGGACCCGTCGACGTCTTGATTGGTTATGAGTATGCTGCGTATCACCTTCAAAGAACGCAGAACGTTGGACACCTTCTGTTACCCAGAATCGATTTGGTCTTTGTATCGGAGGAACACACCCGCATATTAAAAAACATGACCTCAGTTACGCTCGAGTGCAGCATGTTATAA
- the LOC140936042 gene encoding uncharacterized protein gives MAAKQPKQTVMEWSEEHDIILLREMISGEIFSFKKGSPDRGKTWESIQEFLNQMENPKFHIKEKRGVRDRWNILQGKFLKRMREEEAASGIECEELSEKDTLIHELSERERSFQVKKKNTAKDKEAAESVRRKAMERMKDSKRKTSQDSDLDPGLAAGGKKSRKTATEVVDFLKEKAKCEQTQRQQEMELRRKELEENAKQQRGVLELMQRQSEAQQQINQALLVLIQKAFGTV, from the exons ATGGCCGCCAAACAACCCAAACAAAC agtCATGGAATGGTCAGAGGAGCACGATATCATTTTGCTGAGAGAGATGATTAGTGGAGAGatattttcatttaagaaaGGAAGTCCTGACAGAGGAAAGACGTGGGAAAGCATACAGGAATTCTTGAATCAAATGGAGAATCCCAAATTCCACATTAAGGAAAAACGAGGAGTCCGGGACAGGTGGAATATACTGCAGGGAAAGTTCTTGAAGAGAATGAGGGAAGAAGAAGCAGCAAGTGGCATCGAGTGTGAAGAGTTGTCCGAAAAGGATACCCTAATCCATGAGTTATCTGAGCGGGAACGAAGCTTTcaggtgaaaaagaaaaacacagcaaaggataAAGAAGCAGCCGAATCTGTTAGGAGGAAGGCAATGGAAAGGATGAAAGACTCGAAGAGGAAGACGAGTCAGGATTCAGATTTGGATCCAGGTTTAGCAGCTGGAGGGAAAAAATCACGAAAAACTGCTACAGAGGTCGTAGATTTCCTGAAGGAAAAGGCGAAGTGCGAGCAAACTCAAAGACAACAAGAAATGGAATTGAGAAGGAAGGAGCTGGAAGAGAATGCTAAACAACAACGAGGAGTTCTAGAGCTAATGCAGAGGCAGAGTGAGGCTCAGCAGCAGATCAACCAGGCTTTGCTGGTTCTTATCCAGAAAGCATTTGGaactgtttaa